A single genomic interval of Plodia interpunctella isolate USDA-ARS_2022_Savannah chromosome 14, ilPloInte3.2, whole genome shotgun sequence harbors:
- the dgo gene encoding uncharacterized protein dgo produces MGLAAALLDAAARGDASRLPSLLRAQRADVCDENGCTALQRAAADGHVEVVQLLLQHGADPNKQDHVHGNTATHEAAWKGYSRCVAVLAAGGAALQAKNAGGFTPLHLACQNGHNQSCRELLLAGASPDDQNNYGDTSLHTAARYGHAGVTRILISAQCRVSDQNKNGDTALHIAAAMGRRKLTRILLEAGCDKSLKNHQGETARDIASRKDLQEIINILNTPVAKQPKKKEKRDKSKERSLDEPDDGKKKKDKDKKKKNVHFETPNVSVPWSPYGCHYYPDTKFFPKPKLSSLPTEPLKKGEQYYLDLAGNIKKGPIGSGYTCYCAPFFKHMEDKLNEDKKDLKRHIDRAHERLDQKVTDLEMKTQGQISELTRFVAAERAMCKERHKHLEHWLTRGMMFRASERVRKLDYSPKGSLDIAPLKRTRSLEILDSHAEEWSKVHRIIESFNQNTEQYETNAKDLNEKIKATSKSTEILDTRRSPESPRRRYLLKNSRSTDHLDSGPSRSSRSTHTSVSHASPVLDSNLQSITAEIHVKGSNKISVSQSPVSMEVQQYNERYRSPSRQSNVQSPSGSQRLPECRTSDAEGDRKTPTNVPVWKSQVLQRTADDIRKRVILEKEMSDVIARGKAMDISQDGYVRLRKQMSDPRDQNVDRGPRKSVQELVAQVEIQQRCQSPEPCVMPLPRKMTPTEIPEVISPVQPSCGILKMPQQPLRPAPVLKEKPPKTKRFSLHNLIPFPTRKTFQPPPKDNGNNSESSDEEDNPIRSSNQPGPMRNANLLQTLPMPNFETMSNKSPSPAPHNHPNQNVSYTHDIRPMIPKDAYFHEIPNRQIPHQMPYRDMENGLPLPQYNANLPQFDYNETGLPQNQIQGRNRNPLYHHQTGVFDAMMQDHILREMERIPHCYSEHLDQNTEIEIAKQDDHFRGYYDNRPPMYPHYGGKPVPMNRKPTPDHNLLHSRLQSLAINTNLTETQSQADRESHNDSGYSTKVYGSSQGPSPSLSGHAEGSDNLSGQRINMSHGKGHIGTSSLV; encoded by the exons AATGGATGCACCGCGCTGCAGCGGGCGGCTGCCGACGGTCACGTGGAGGTAGTGCAACTGTTGCTGCAACACGGCGCCGACCCCAACAAACAGGATCATGTT CACGGCAACACAGCGACCCACGAAGCCGCATGGAAGGGCTATTCCCGCTGCGTGGCGGTCCTCGCCGCTGGTGGCGCAGCGCTTCAGGCCAAGAACGCTGGCGGCTTCACCCCTCTACACCTCGCTTGCCAGAACGGCCATAACCAGTCGTGTAGGGAGCTACTTCTGGCAGGGGCATCGCCCGATGACCAAAACAAT tatgGCGACACGTCCTTGCACACGGCGGCTCGCTATGGCCACGCGGGCGTCACACGCATCCTCATCTCCGCGCAGTGCCGCGTCTCCGACCAAAACAAGAATGGAGACACAGCCCTGCACATAGCGGCCGCTATGGGCCGACGGAAACTAACCAGAATACTCCTAGAAGCCGGCTGCGACAAATCCTTGAAGAACCATCAAGGAGAAACCGCTAGAGACATCGCTTCAAGAAAGGACTTGCAAGAAATCATCAATATACTTAACACCCCAGTCGCGAAACAACCTAAGAAGAAGGAAAAAAGAGATAAAAGCAAAGAAAGATCGTTAGACGAACCTGATGATGGAAAAAAGAAGAAGGATAAGgacaagaagaaaaagaacGTCCATTTCGAAACGCCTAACGTTTCTGTGCCTTGGTCTCCGTATGGATGTCATTATTACCCTGATACTAAGTTTTTCCCCAAACCTAAGCTCAGCTCTCTACCCACCGAACCTCTGAAGAAAGGCGAGCAATACTACTTAGATTTGGCGGGAAATATCAAAAAGGGTCCCATCGGTTCCGGGTATACTTGTTATTGCGCGCCGTTCTTCAAACACATGGAAGATAAATTGAACGAGGATAAGAAAGATTTGAAACGACACATAGATCGAGCTCATGAGCGATTGGATCAAAAAGTCACAGATTTGGAAATGAAAACCCAAGGACAAATATCCGAGTTGACACGATTCGTTGCAGCAGAGCGGGCGATGTGCAAAGAAAGGCATAAACATCTAGAACATTGGTTGACAAGAGGCATGATGTTCAGGGCTTCTGAAAGGGTACGGAAGTTGGATTACAGTCCGAAGGGTTCTTTGGATATTGCGCCACTGAAGAGGACAAGAAGTTTGGAAATACTTGATTCCCACGCGGAAGAATGGAGTAAAGTTCATAGAATAATAGAGAGCTTCAATCAAAACACAGAACAATATGAGACTAACGCCAAAGATCTGAACGAGAAAATCAAAGCTACTTCGAAGAGTACAGAGATTTTGGATACGAGAAGATCGCCCGAGAGTCCTAGACGGAGATATTTGCTTAAGAATTCTAGGAGTACTGATCATCTAGATTCAGGTCCAAGTAGAAGTTCAAGATCGACTCATACCTCTGTTTCACATGCTAGTCCTGTCCTAGACAGTAATTTACAAAGTATTACAGCAGAAATTCATGTAAAAGGTTCCAATAAGATATCAGTTTCCCAATCACCGGTATCAATGGAAGTACAACAATATAACGAGCGATACAGATCTCCTAGTCGACAATCTAACGTACAATCTCCGAGTGGAAGCCAGAGACTGCCAGAATGTAGGACCAGTGATGCTGAAGGCGATAGAAAAACTCCCACAAATGTACCTGTGTGGAAGAGCCAAGTCCTTCAAAGAACAGCTGATGATATTAGAAAAAGAGTAATTCTTGAAAAAGAAATGTCTGATGTCATAGCTCGAGGAAAGGCTATGGACATATCACAAGATGGATATGTAAGGCTGAGAAAGCAAATGAGTGATCCAAGAGACCAGAATGTGGATAGAGGGCCGAGAAAGTCTGTACAGGAACTAGTAGCACAGGTTGAAATTCAACAAAGATGTCAGTCACCGGAGCCTTGCGTAATGCCTCTACCTCGAAAGATGACGCCCACCGAAATTCCAGAAGTTATAAGTCCAGTCCAGCCGTCATGTGGTATCCTAAAGATGCCACAACAGCCACTAAGACCCGCACCGGTGCTAAAGGAAAAGCCACCGAAAACCAAACGCTTTAGTTTACACAATCTTATACCTTTCCCCACCAGGAAGACTTTCCAACCCCCGCCCAAAGACAACGGCAACAACTCTGAAAGTAGCGACGAAGAAGACAATCCAATCCGAAGTTCCAACCAGCCTGGACCCATGAGAAATGCCAACTTATTGCAGACATTACCGATGCCCAACTTCGAGACTATGTCAAACAAATCCCCCTCCCCCGCGCCACATAACCATCCAAACCAAAATGTTTCTTATACTCATGACATAAGACCCATGATCCCTAAAGACGCCTACTTTCACGAGATACCAAACAGACAGATTCCACACCAAATGCCATACAGAGACATGGAAAATGGTCTACCGTTACCCCAATATAATGCAAACCTTCCTCAGTTTGATTATAACGAAACGGGTCTACCACAAAACCAAATACAGGGTCGGAACAGGAATCCTTTGTACCACCACCAGACTGGAGTTTTCGACGCGATGATGCAGGATCATATCTTGAGAGAAATGGAGCGTATTCCTCATTGCTACAGTGAACATTTGGATCAGAACACGGAGATAGAAATCGCGAAGCAAGACGATCACTTTCGCGGCTACTACGATAACCGCCCACCAATGTATCCCCACTACGGAGGAAAACCAGTCCCAATGAATCGGAAACCTACTCCCGACCACAATTTGTTACACAGCAGGCTGCAGTCGTTGGCTATTAATACGAATCTGACGGAGACGCAAAGCCAGGCGGATCGCGAATCCCATAATGATTCAGGGTATAGTACGAAGGTGTACGGGAGCTCTCAAGGGCCGTCGCCAAGTTTGTCAGGACACGCTGAAGGGTCAGATAATCTTTCCGGCCAGAGGATCAATATGTCCCACGGAAAAGGCCATATTGGGACTTCCAGTTTGGTATGA